ACCTGAATCTTCTCTCCTTGATTAACAACAGGTCATGAGTTGTTAATCCCCCTAGTTCTTTCCTTCCCACTCACTGCGGGTGAGAGGGGGTCTGATTTAAGTTATTCATTGCAAACctgatctgacctatttggatTCTTGTGGACAGTCATGACAGAATCAATGCTTTAAAACAAATAATTCAACTCATATGAAGCAATTAATCTTACGTAGTCAATATATATGTAATTATAAGtgctaaatatacagtaccagtcggtTGGAAGCaacaatctcaaatttggactcatcagaccaaaggacagatttccgccCGTCAAATGTCGATTGCtcatatttcttggcccaagcaagtctctccttcttattggtgtcctttagtagcggtttctttgcagcaattcgaccataaaggcctgattcacagtctcctctgaacacttGATGTTGatttgtgtctgttacttgaactctgtgaataatttatttgggctgcaatctgaggtgcagttaattgccaatttctgaggctggtaactctaatgaacttatcctctgcagcagaggtaactctgggtcatcctttcctgtggcagtcctcatgagagacagtttcatcatggcacttgatagtttttgcaactgcaaagttcttgacatttctggattgactgacgttcatgccttaaagtaatgatggactgtcatttatctttgctaaattcagctgttcttgccaaaatATGGTATACTTGGTATTTgaccaaatatggctatcttctgtataccacccctaccatgtcacaacacaacgctttcaacaccttgtagagtccatgccccaacaaattgaggctgttctgagtccaaaaggggggggggtccaactcagtattaggaaggtgttcctaatgtttggtatactcaagtGTATATTTACTCAAGAGATAAAGGATCTTACATTCTTATAGTTGGTTTGGAATGTTAGTCAGTCAAAGATGAATTTACATTGAGAGAATGTACAACAAAAAAAAAGGAAAATTTAAAAATGTTCCTTTGACATAAAGGTCAACCATCAATACACGATTTGGTCCCTAATTGCACAAAATTGACCAAAAAACACATCTGTCAACCTTCAAATGCACCAACAAGGTTAGCGATTTAACACCAGGTTCATATGTGAATCTATTTCTTCTAATCCATCTAAAGGCCAACTAAAGAGATTTTTTTATGAGAAACCATCAACATCTAATACACAAAACAAAACAGTTCATTTTGACAGGAAATCATTTGAAATCTAGGCCATGTGGTCAATGTCTATGTAAAACACactcttttttaattttttttttacttaatcaGGAATCACAATAAGGAACGTGAAAAGAAAATACTGCGTTGGTGGAACCGTTCTCAGCTAAAGTCCCGGTTGGTGAGTATCATCGGGGCGACCACGGTCCAGGTATAGAGGGTAAGGCACACCCAACTGGAGGAGATCTTCACCCAAACCGCCGGCCACTTGCTGGTCATGGCATTGTAGTCTGCATCAGGACTGCATGGGAAAAAAATAAGATTTGTATATATAGTCATATCTGAACAATTGTTACGATGTGAATCTGTAAGAGAAATATCCATGGAAGAAGTATTGCGTTGCAGTGTTGCTTTGTGGTCACTTTCATTTTAGAGAGATGGAGCGGTCTCCATTGAAATATAACATGTTGAACTATAAAAGAACACAATGTGTAATTAATGTTATTTCCTCGTTAGTGTCAAAACATTGTGGTTCCTCCCTATTTTTGACGAACACAATGGGATCACAAAAGTTCAACTTCACCTCAAAATGTGCACGACCAAGTTTGACAACATGGCCGTGTCTGAAAATGTCACTAGCTGTCAAATCCTTGCTCCCTCTGTCCTTATTTTCTCAATTATCTTCAAAGCTCATTGGAGGAGGTTCTCAGAGTGTGGAACCTTGGATCCTCTCCAAGGTGTACCAAGAACAAATCCTCAAAGGGAATTAAGGAAACAAGGACGGAGGAAGCAAAGACTTGACAGCTAGTAACGTTTTCAGACACAGCATTTCACAACGTTGGTCATCTGTGTAGTTTGGCCatactgacctgtaccagttgGTGAGAGTCATCATGATGTAGAGCGAAGCGAGGAAGAGCATGAAGTGGAAGAAGAAATAGCTGTACTGGACCGTGTCCCTCTCGTTATCCTCCACACGCCTGGGTCCCGTCCCTCCCTCCTCGTCCGGGGTGCTTGCTTTACTCTCCTCCAGGATCACTGTGTCGTTAGAGGCCATGGTTAACTTGTTCACCTGGCTGGTGTTGGACGAGCGGATGCTGCAAGGAAGTACACATTTATAGGCATTATAATAAGCACTATAATTTCATTAGCAATTATAACATAACATGTAAAGCATTTATAATGATGGGTTCTGACTAACTTTAAATATGAAATATCCTTATTCAtgttactgagggagagaggggaatgcaGAGAGTTAACATTCTGTCAGAACATgttattgttagatattaggtatCATATGGAGAGGAGAAGGGCAACAGTTTGGTTTCAGTTGTTGGATTGTAATTTGAAATACTTGCTACACCAGAcgttaatggttatctgtaggaggaatgtaTATGGTGTGGTCAATGGAGGTTGGATATGAGCCAGGAGCTTGGAATGTTACTGAGTAAATGAAAAGGTTTTggtcactgataagggtggatAGCTcaggattagtgaggaatgggggttgaggtcaggtcaggtcacatgCAGGAACAGTTTATTACCCATATCACTTAACTTTCTGCCAagcaacagagatgtattggCTGTCTCACCATACGAGGAAGGTTTAAatgtgtaaatgtgtttttgtctgtTCAGCTGTCCGACCCATTTGgggaataaacttggtttgagcttttccTAGTTGTCTGTTTTACTCTGTTTATTTAGAATCTAACAATAAGCATGGGTAAGCATTTATAGGTATTTCTAATTATTGTAATATAAAATATAACCAAAGTGGattgatatcagctgatgtacgaagggctatataaatacatttgatttgatttgattgcatTAGCGCTTTCAGAGTGCTCAAACTGCAACCTGAAATTCTAATTATGTGAATGAGGGGGTCACCACATCCACTAATACTGTGAGGCACTGACAAATGTACTTGACTTATATTCCCCAAACCATGATGTGCTGTAGCTGTACCCAAGTCTGCCTTGCTGACCAATCACACCTGGAATAGAGGATGCAGAGGATGAAGATGGCCAATCCCACAATGCTCTGGGTGTCCCACCACtgcagacagggggaggagaggatgggctCTTCAGTGCCGATGATCACCACAGTCGTCTGGTTCTCGATCTCCAGTGGGGCCAGTGTGGGCACCAGTGTCTGCTGGAAGATGCTCAGCAGGCTGGGGTTGCATGTACGGTCTAAAGGGGGCCCGGGGGGTGGTTGCCCAACAGGGGAAAAAATGTAAGACTTTGAGATGAAATTTTTCTCCCTTTCATTTTTATAGATATATTTTAATGAGTTGTAATCATATCATTAATCCATGAGAGGGGGTGTTGATTTTTCAGTTTGACTCGAGCTGAACAGGTGAATTTACAATTTTCGTGGGCAATGTAGAGTTTAAGCAAGTACGTGTTTGTAATTGAGAATTTATTTGATAGTACCCAGTAGTTAGTCATATAGAGAAGCATTTAAACTATTGGTTAATTAAGTATGACTTAATAATGAACAATAGATGAACAGGTAAATGATGCTGTTGGGGTAGCAGCTATAACAGTGTCTCTTACCAGGCTCGTTGGTCATGGCCGACCAGGTCAGATACATGGTGTACATAGTCATGAAGGAGGACTGGAGTAGACCGGATCGGGGCTGGAATTTCTAAAAATAATTAAACAAAACTGTGATTTACAAACGGATtccaaaaatgtgtttttttcttcCATGATTTTATTATGATTGATATCAGGGTTTCCCAAACGCGGTCCTggggcacgttttggtttttgcccttgTCCAATTCTTGATGATTATTTGAACCAGCTGTATAGTACCAGGGACCCTTGGGAGGCCCCAGGACCGCGTTTGGGAAACTCTTCTCTATATTAATATCActgtattgttgggaaagagctctTGAGAAAGGATTTCACAGTactgttttacacctgttgtatactGTGCACGTGGCAAATAAACGTTGAAACTTGAACATGATGACATTGTCAAATTATGGAAAAATCACATTGATTAACTCTTTGGTCCTATCACTGTTCACTTACTTACTAATGGCACTGCCTACTCCAGACTAAAAAAAAttaaatcatatgagcaaaaaaaaaaaaaaacattttatttggaatgctaagccagacaaaattaaacatgCCTacttatataatgaatatgagtttgggggctaaaattattaaatattaaatcTTTAAACCCCTCACTAAAAAGCTTCACTCATACATAAATTATACTTAAACCCCAAATAGTTCTCCAGTAGATTATTAAGAAAGGCTCATCCTTTGTACAAAAATGGCCTTTTTGTCTTTATACAGATTATAATTATACAGATTACAATAcaaaaaggagtgggaggccccggtgcacaactgagcaagaggacaactaCATTAGAGTGttaagtttgagaaacagacacctcacaagtcctcaactggcagcttcattaaatagtacccacaaaacaccagtctcaacgtcaacagtgaagaggcgacgggatgctggccttctaggtagagttcctctgtccagtgtccgtgttattttgcccatcttaatcttttatttttttgGCCAGTctatgtttttttctttgcaactctgcctagaaggccagcatcccggagtaatgtacttgtcctcttgctcagttgtgcaccgggcctcccactcctctttctattctggtttgagacagtttgcactgttctgtgaagggagtaggacacagcattgtacgagatcttcagtttcttggcaatttctcacatggaatttctcagaacaagaatagactgacgagattcagcagaaagttatttgtttcttgccattttgagcctgtaattgaacccacaaatgctgatgctccagatactcaactagtctgaagaaggccagttttgttgctactttaatcaggacaacagttttcagctgtgctaacgtaattgaaaaagggttttctaatgatcaattagccttttaaaatgataaacacaacgtgccatcggaacacaggagtgatggttgctgataatgggcccctgtacgactatgtagatattccattaaaaaatcagccgtttccagctaaaatagtcatttacaacattaacaatgtctacactgtatttctgatcaatttgatgttattttaatggacaaaaaaatggcttttctttcaaaaccaaggacatttctaagtgaccacaaacttttgaacagtagtataTATGTAaaatgtgtctgtaaaatgtatgtaaacatagcagaaaagctgtaaaaaaaacaaaaatatttttGTCCTCCGAAGAGGGGGGGATTGGTGGAGGGGTTaaaaatcaaatatatatatacagtggggcaaataagtatttagtcagccaccaattgtgcaagttctcccacttaaaaagatgagagaggcctgtaattttcatcataggtacacttcaactatgacagacaaaatgagaagaaaagaatccagaaattcacattgtaggatttttatgaatCTATTTGCAGAttctggtggaaaataagtatttggtcaataacaaaagtttatctcaatactttgttatataccctttgttggcaatgagaggtcaaacgttttctgtaagtcttcacaaggttttcacacactgttgctggtattttggcccattccgccatgcagatctcctctagagcagtgatgttttggggctgttgctgggcaacacagactttcaactccctccaaagattttctatggggttgagaactggagactggctaggccactccaggaccttggaatgcttcttacgaagccactcctcctttggcggtgtgtttgggatcattgtcatgctgaaagacccagccacgtttcatcttcaatgcccttgctgatggaaggaggttttcactcaaaatctcacgatacatggcccaattcattctttcctttacacggatcagtcatcctggtccctttgcagaaaaacagccccaaagcatgatgtttccacccccatgcttcacagtaggtatggtgttctttggatgcaactcagcattctttgtcctccaaacacgacgagttgagtttttaccaaaaagttttattttggtttcatctgaccatatcacattctcccaatcttcttctggatcatccaaatgctctctagcaaacttcagacgggcctggacatgtactggcttaagcagggggacacgtctggcactgcaggatttgagtccctggcggcgtagtgtgttactgatggtaggcttagttactttggtcccagctccctgcaggtcattcactaggtccccccgtgtggttctgggatttttgcttgtgatcattttgaccccacggggtgcgatcttgcgtggagccccagatcgagggagattatcagtggtcttgtatgtcttccatttcctaataattgctcccacagttgatttcgtcaaaccaagctgcttacctattgcagattcagtcttcccagcctggtgcaggtctacaattttgtttctggtgtcctttgacagctctttgatcttggccatagtggagtttggagtgtgactgtttgaggttgtggacaggtgtcttttatactgataacaagttcaaacaggtaccattaatacaggtaacgagtggaggaaagaggagcctcttaaagaagaagttacaggtctgtgagagccaaaaatcttgcttgtttgtaggtgaccaaatacttattttccactataaattgcaaataaattcataaaaaatcctacaatgtgattttctggatttttttaatcctaattttgtctgtcatagttgaagtgtacctatgatgaaaattacaggcctctctcatatttttaagtgggagaacttgcacaattggtggctgactaaatacttttttttgccccactgtatatatatatatatatataataaataaataaaaaacatgatGAAAGTGACATCTGAGTAGGCATCAGTGGAGGTTTCTCCAGGTAGGAAAGGGAGGATGGATTCAAAATCCATCCTCAAACGTCACCAGCCGCCACCTACTGGTAGACGTGTTATAATTAGGGCCTGAATCTGTTCTTAAACACAAGTCTTTTAAGACGTACTTCAAGCCTTATCCCCGAGGCGTCACTGTTAACCTCAGCAGTCACCAGGAAATCAATACACAGGTGGGTCACACTCATGATTAAAGTTAAATGTCAAAAGCATACCATAAACATTTAGCAGATAAAGGTTCAGCCTACGCTCCCCAaacgctaaccttaaccactacAAGGGCAAATGCTAAAAACTGACCTACAAATGAAATGATGAATATGAACGTTAAATGAGCGTTTAATGAACACCTAATGAGGGCTTACCTGTACTCTGGGCAGGATGGACACGACAGAGGCTACAGCACAGAGAATCATGTTGAAGCTGATGAAGAACTTGTTGAGCAGACAGCCCTTTGGCTGAGTGTAGAACAGGTACATCAGGACAACGGCGATAAATGACATGATGTAGTTGAGTCCAGTTACAGCGAGCAAGGcaggacagaagaggacagagagaatcaGATTCTAGTTGCATTGTTTTTATAAAGCAGGACAGATTCTGTCATAGAGCATTATATAGTGTCAGCACTATTGACCCCTGACCTTATGATACAGTTCACCATGTATTTACCTGCTTGAGTTGATATTACATACTTTACTAAAAAAGTACCAAGTGAATACTTGCTAAAACAGgacttgagtttgagtttattaaAATTTTTACAGGTAGAGTGCACATGAATCAACGTAAAAGTGCGGGTTTTAGCagcggctaattttcaaccgcagtccctgggcaagTTATTAAAAACtattacaataacaatacagacaaacaatgagcagtgagcacatgcaaagcaacataggacaagcaacacgtagcacgcagacagggaaacataggacaagcaagacacaccatgcagacagagaaacataggacaagcaacacatagcatgcagacagagcaacataggacaagcaaaacatagcatgcagacagagaaacataggacaagcaacacgtagcacacagacagagaaacaggacaagcaacacgtagcacgcagacagggaaacataggacaagcaacacttagcacgcagacagagaaacaggacaagcaacatgtagcacgcagacagaggaacataggacaagcaacatgtagcacgcagacagaggaacataggacaagcaacacgtagcacgcagacagagaaacaggacaagcaacacgtagcacgcagacagagaaacataggacaagcaacatgtagcacacagacagaggaacataggacaagcaacatgtagcacacagacagaggaacataggacaagcaacacgtagcacgcagacagaggaacataggacaagcaacacgtagcacgcagacagaggaacataggacaagcaacacgtagcacacagacagagaaacaggacaagcaacacgtagcacgcagacagggaaacataggacaagcaacacttagcacgcagacagagaaacaggacaagcaacatgtagcacgcagacagaggaacataggacaagcaacatgtagcacgcagacagaggaacataggacaagcaacacgtagcacgcagacagaggaacataggaca
This genomic window from Oncorhynchus nerka isolate Pitt River linkage group LG2, Oner_Uvic_2.0, whole genome shotgun sequence contains:
- the LOC115143908 gene encoding serine incorporator 3-like, which produces MLSPGVDKQLKKIPGFCEDGAGSSIPGIHANMNCEIFVGYKAVYRVCFGMSMCFLLFALIMINVKNSRDPRSAIHNGFWFFKIATMVAVTVGAFYIPEGPFTHLWFVVGTCGAFFFILIQLVLLVDFAHSWNESWVDNMESGNSRGWYAALLAVTGLNYIMSFIAVVLMYLFYTQPKGCLLNKFFISFNMILCAVASVVSILPRVQKFQPRSGLLQSSFMTMYTMYLTWSAMTNEPDRTCNPSLLSIFQQTLVPTLAPLEIENQTTVVIIGTEEPILSSPCLQWWDTQSIVGLAIFILCILYSSIRSSNTSQVNKLTMASNDTVILEESKASTPDEEGGTGPRRVEDNERDTVQYSYFFFHFMLFLASLYIMMTLTNWYSPDADYNAMTSKWPAVWVKISSSWVCLTLYTWTVVAPMILTNRDFS